The proteins below come from a single Erysipelothrix piscisicarius genomic window:
- the nusG gene encoding transcription termination/antitermination protein NusG produces the protein MEEKKWYVVNTYSGHENRVKENLERRVESMGIEDALFRILVAEEKEIEYKNGKKVEKLRNLFPGYLFVEMIMTDEAWYIVRNTPGVTGFIGSSGGGAKPFPVSDEEIESILRRMGMSDQKLIVNFKEGDTVRILSGPFAGIEGTVDSMNDDSQTAMILTILFGRETPTEISYTDIEAL, from the coding sequence ATGGAAGAAAAAAAATGGTATGTTGTTAACACCTATTCAGGACATGAAAACCGTGTTAAAGAAAACTTAGAACGACGCGTAGAATCAATGGGTATCGAAGATGCTTTATTTAGAATTCTTGTAGCTGAAGAAAAAGAAATTGAATATAAGAATGGTAAAAAAGTCGAAAAACTTCGTAACTTATTCCCAGGTTATTTATTTGTAGAAATGATTATGACGGATGAAGCGTGGTATATCGTTCGTAATACTCCTGGTGTTACAGGATTTATCGGTTCATCAGGTGGTGGTGCAAAGCCATTCCCAGTTTCAGATGAAGAGATTGAATCAATTTTAAGACGCATGGGTATGAGTGATCAAAAACTTATCGTTAATTTCAAGGAAGGCGATACAGTTCGTATTCTTTCGGGACCATTTGCAGGGATCGAAGGAACTGTTGATAGTATGAATGATGATTCTCAAACAGCAATGATTCTTACGATTTTATTTGGTCGTGAGACACCTACTGAGATTTCATATACAGATATCGAAGCATTATAA
- the mvaD gene encoding diphosphomevalonate decarboxylase produces the protein MVNKFMTKTIRAHTNIALIKYWGKKDNELKIPHNSSLSMTLDQFYTDTWVEYDATLTEDIFILDGYEVEGKEKDRVVWYMNELRKRYPLPYFARIHSTNFVPKAAGLASSASAFAALAKAATLNLDLSDEVVSRCARLGSGSASRSIYGGFVKWNRGSNDLDSFAEPIIMKPWPEFRMIVCILNDQEKPFLSSQAMNTTVEESVYYPAWVEQTEKDIINLESALKEHDIWTVGAIAQQNALRMHASLMAVNMWYFEPQTVEIMNKVRKIQKTVPAFFTMDAGPNVKIMTTSEHVETVLAELEGVKTVVCAPGVGVSVYDSR, from the coding sequence ATGGTAAACAAATTCATGACTAAAACGATTCGTGCTCATACCAACATTGCCCTCATTAAGTATTGGGGAAAGAAGGATAATGAATTAAAAATACCGCACAATTCCAGTCTTTCTATGACATTAGATCAGTTTTACACCGATACATGGGTTGAATATGATGCCACATTAACTGAGGATATTTTTATCCTTGATGGTTATGAGGTGGAAGGTAAGGAAAAAGATCGCGTTGTTTGGTATATGAATGAGCTTAGGAAACGATATCCGTTACCTTATTTTGCTCGCATTCATTCTACCAATTTTGTCCCCAAAGCAGCAGGCTTAGCCTCATCAGCATCCGCATTCGCTGCGCTTGCGAAAGCAGCAACGCTTAACCTTGATTTATCCGATGAAGTAGTATCTCGCTGTGCGCGATTGGGTTCGGGAAGTGCATCGCGTTCAATCTACGGTGGATTTGTGAAATGGAATCGCGGCTCAAATGATTTGGACAGTTTTGCGGAGCCTATAATCATGAAGCCTTGGCCAGAATTTAGAATGATTGTCTGCATTCTTAATGATCAAGAAAAACCGTTTTTAAGCAGCCAAGCGATGAACACAACTGTCGAAGAATCGGTATATTACCCAGCGTGGGTAGAACAGACAGAAAAAGACATCATAAATTTAGAATCGGCACTGAAAGAACACGATATCTGGACTGTTGGTGCGATTGCGCAACAAAATGCTTTACGAATGCACGCATCGTTAATGGCAGTAAATATGTGGTATTTTGAGCCGCAAACGGTCGAAATTATGAATAAAGTGCGTAAAATCCAAAAGACAGTACCTGCTTTCTTTACCATGGATGCTGGTCCTAATGTGAAAATCATGACAACCTCTGAACATGTGGAAACGGTTCTCGCTGAGTTAGAGGGTGTTAAAACGGTAGTTTGCGCGCCGGGAGTGGGGGTATCGGTTTATGATTCACGTTAA
- a CDS encoding GNAT family N-acetyltransferase: protein MISKAVIADKKQLNLLWKDAFPNLNRGAVDAYFNNFYHEDQCYVSQNDYDEILAAIQVHDKVLSLHDKNIKASYLVGSFIRPNVLVQTMTTLIETILEDVSKTDIITLCHTDHPEWFEPFGFETVVENYIYTIPAISLPALGMEGIVRDPSPESLLEVYRRFTSHFTANFVRDEVYFGKLKKTMREQNGQIIGLQENGVLIAYAIVTNGPHSVEVLECCYDKSGSLVCLLAFVSRSVQDVRLHASISERLDKIFTEAQRVKAPFLIARVNDKELFERLYHIKIISAYSAFHAFGKPLFNRDFL, encoded by the coding sequence ATGATCTCGAAAGCAGTTATTGCAGATAAAAAACAATTAAATCTATTGTGGAAAGATGCGTTTCCAAACCTCAATCGCGGTGCAGTCGATGCGTATTTTAATAATTTTTATCATGAAGATCAATGTTATGTATCCCAAAATGATTATGACGAGATTTTGGCTGCAATCCAAGTTCATGATAAAGTCCTATCGTTACATGATAAAAATATTAAAGCTTCCTATCTCGTTGGGAGTTTTATAAGACCGAATGTCTTGGTTCAAACGATGACGACACTGATTGAAACAATCTTAGAAGATGTTTCAAAGACAGATATCATTACATTGTGTCACACAGATCATCCGGAATGGTTTGAACCATTTGGATTTGAGACAGTTGTGGAAAACTATATTTATACAATCCCAGCAATTTCACTTCCTGCATTAGGAATGGAAGGGATTGTTAGAGATCCAAGCCCAGAAAGTCTGTTAGAAGTATATCGACGATTCACAAGTCATTTCACTGCGAATTTTGTACGGGACGAAGTTTATTTTGGAAAACTCAAAAAAACAATGCGAGAACAAAACGGCCAAATTATTGGACTTCAAGAAAATGGCGTTTTAATTGCCTATGCAATTGTTACAAATGGGCCTCATTCGGTAGAAGTGTTAGAGTGCTGTTATGATAAGAGTGGTTCTTTAGTATGCCTTCTTGCCTTTGTTTCGCGCTCTGTTCAAGATGTTCGTCTTCATGCTTCAATTTCGGAGCGACTGGATAAAATATTTACAGAGGCTCAGCGTGTAAAGGCACCTTTTCTTATTGCGCGTGTTAATGATAAAGAATTATTTGAACGATTGTATCATATAAAAATTATCAGTGCGTATTCGGCATTTCATGCCTTTGGGAAGCCACTGTTTAATAGGGATTTTTTATAG
- the secE gene encoding preprotein translocase subunit SecE, translating into MAWFSFAGIKEEIHKIKWPTRKEMTRNTTIVLSFVLFFVAYFLLTEVVLVAALKLIGIGG; encoded by the coding sequence ATGGCTTGGTTTAGTTTTGCTGGAATTAAAGAAGAAATCCATAAAATCAAATGGCCTACTCGTAAGGAAATGACACGAAACACAACAATCGTTTTATCCTTTGTTCTGTTTTTTGTAGCTTACTTTTTACTAACAGAAGTTGTGTTAGTAGCAGCATTGAAATTGATTGGAATTGGTGGATAA
- the whiA gene encoding DNA-binding protein WhiA: MSFSSEVKHEISTNIYHECCERAFLSAFLQINSNLIIANKRMQIQIEIENAAIAKRLFSLLKERYQVEIDLTVVKKQKLKKNNVYVLRVMDRGMEILEDLGIYSSKGMRSTPYSVITLKECCARAYLAGAFLASGSINAPTTANYHMEITCEGEELARYLQKLLNRFDITAKITTRRNRQVVYVKAADQIADFLKITGAHVNTLEFEDIRIQRDFKNSLTRLDNCEVANEVKAIKAGSQQLDAIYKLIEHNRYNQLEARLIQVGDLRMNHPEASLNELIEYYEEEHNATISKSGLQHRFKKIIELADKLDQEVAS; this comes from the coding sequence ATGTCCTTTAGCAGTGAAGTAAAACATGAAATATCCACAAATATTTATCACGAGTGTTGTGAACGTGCATTCTTATCGGCATTCTTACAAATCAATTCAAATTTGATTATTGCGAATAAGCGCATGCAAATTCAAATTGAGATTGAAAATGCAGCAATTGCGAAACGATTGTTTTCACTTCTTAAAGAACGTTACCAGGTCGAAATTGACTTGACGGTTGTTAAAAAACAAAAATTAAAGAAAAATAATGTCTATGTTCTCCGTGTTATGGATCGCGGTATGGAAATCTTGGAAGATTTGGGAATTTATTCGTCGAAAGGCATGCGAAGCACACCATATAGCGTAATTACACTTAAAGAATGCTGTGCGCGTGCTTATCTTGCGGGTGCATTTCTGGCAAGTGGAAGCATTAATGCGCCAACAACTGCAAATTATCATATGGAAATAACGTGTGAAGGCGAGGAACTTGCGCGTTATCTACAAAAACTACTCAATCGTTTTGACATCACCGCTAAAATAACAACCCGCCGCAATCGTCAAGTTGTTTATGTTAAGGCAGCAGACCAAATTGCGGATTTCTTAAAAATAACAGGAGCTCATGTTAATACTTTGGAATTTGAAGATATCCGCATTCAGCGCGATTTTAAAAACTCCTTAACACGACTTGATAATTGCGAAGTTGCAAATGAGGTCAAAGCCATTAAAGCCGGAAGTCAACAGTTGGACGCAATTTACAAACTTATTGAACATAATCGTTACAATCAACTTGAAGCGCGATTAATTCAAGTGGGTGATTTACGCATGAATCATCCTGAAGCAAGTTTGAACGAGCTTATTGAATACTATGAAGAAGAACATAATGCAACCATTAGTAAATCAGGTTTACAACACCGTTTTAAAAAAATAATTGAATTAGCAGATAAATTAGACCAAGAGGTAGCATCTTGA
- the rpmG gene encoding 50S ribosomal protein L33 — MTNKREKVILVCTECLSRNYSTFRNHSSVTERLEIKKFCKRCGRHTLHRETK; from the coding sequence ATGACAAATAAAAGAGAAAAAGTAATCTTGGTATGTACTGAATGCCTTTCACGTAACTACTCTACTTTTCGAAATCATTCAAGTGTTACGGAACGACTTGAGATAAAAAAATTTTGTAAACGATGTGGAAGACACACATTACATAGAGAGACAAAATAG
- a CDS encoding gluconeogenesis factor YvcK family protein codes for MKVAVVGGGKGQSALLRGLKHIESLELSAIVTVADDGGSTGRLREDFNVPAMGDIRNVMLALAESENLLSQIMNYRFSKDSRSTLAGHNLGNLILTALTDTTGDFMDAVASVSKVLNVIGDIIPSSEETITLCARMEDGTIVRGESNIPKYANSIDCVYYDEPVHATDQALQAILEADVILLGVGSLYTSILPNIIIPEIKEALQKSNGKIVYYCNAMSQPGETDGYSGEDHVNAIVKHIEKPVDLVVRCVDEIPSDVIQNYENEDSHPIYFRSSVHTYTVVDQNLLNFENGKIRHDHDRVREGFYEILEVIGCPLAVK; via the coding sequence ATGAAGGTCGCGGTAGTTGGTGGTGGAAAAGGGCAATCTGCGTTATTAAGAGGTTTAAAACATATAGAATCACTGGAGTTAAGTGCGATTGTTACGGTGGCTGATGATGGTGGTAGTACTGGGCGATTGCGAGAAGATTTTAATGTTCCAGCTATGGGTGATATTCGAAATGTGATGCTTGCTTTAGCGGAGTCGGAAAATTTGCTGTCGCAAATTATGAACTATCGTTTTAGTAAAGATTCAAGATCAACCCTTGCAGGTCATAATCTTGGGAACTTAATCCTTACGGCACTTACAGACACCACTGGCGATTTTATGGACGCGGTTGCATCGGTTTCAAAAGTTTTAAATGTGATAGGTGACATTATTCCTTCATCCGAAGAAACCATTACATTATGTGCACGGATGGAAGATGGAACGATTGTCCGCGGAGAATCGAATATTCCAAAATATGCGAACTCAATTGACTGTGTTTACTACGATGAGCCGGTACATGCAACAGATCAGGCGCTTCAAGCCATTCTTGAAGCGGATGTGATCTTATTAGGTGTTGGTTCGTTGTATACCTCAATTCTTCCAAATATCATCATTCCAGAAATAAAAGAAGCACTGCAAAAAAGTAATGGGAAGATTGTGTATTATTGCAATGCAATGAGTCAGCCCGGAGAAACAGATGGCTATAGTGGGGAAGATCATGTGAATGCAATTGTAAAACATATCGAAAAACCTGTCGATCTTGTTGTACGTTGTGTTGATGAAATTCCTTCTGATGTAATTCAAAACTACGAAAATGAAGATTCTCATCCAATTTACTTTAGAAGTTCGGTTCATACGTATACCGTTGTAGACCAAAACTTATTGAATTTTGAGAATGGAAAAATCCGTCATGATCATGATCGTGTGCGTGAGGGATTCTATGAAATACTGGAGGTGATTGGATGTCCTTTAGCAGTGAAGTAA
- the mvk gene encoding mevalonate kinase, whose amino-acid sequence MSLYGIGSATGKIILMGEHSVVYGKPAIALPFAYARIETRVDFHQEETTIDCLYYQGALSSAPSVIAGIKELITLTLKFMNKENYGLHISIVSTLPPQRGLGSSAAVSVSVVRGLFDAFKMHLSDENLNYLVSVAERIHHTNPSGLDANTIAMGKPVFFERGKLGEVIEVDMDAVLVVADTGDSGQTRLAVSEVNAMLKDNPEYVESLMNKLADLTNETRIHLQTKNVGEVGNCMNRAHEVLKTIRVSNDKLDLLTTIAIQEGALGAKLTGSGKGGCMIALCANEEDSMHVSQKLKEAGAVDTWSYNLNGKQIHD is encoded by the coding sequence ATGAGTCTATATGGAATTGGGTCTGCGACCGGAAAAATTATTCTAATGGGTGAACATTCAGTTGTTTACGGTAAACCAGCGATTGCGTTGCCTTTCGCATACGCACGTATTGAGACAAGAGTGGATTTCCATCAAGAAGAAACCACGATTGATTGTCTTTATTATCAAGGGGCCTTGTCAAGTGCGCCTTCAGTTATTGCGGGTATCAAAGAATTAATCACACTAACATTAAAATTTATGAATAAAGAGAATTATGGTCTTCATATTTCAATTGTATCAACATTACCACCACAACGTGGATTGGGCTCGAGTGCAGCAGTTTCAGTATCCGTTGTTCGTGGTCTTTTTGATGCGTTTAAAATGCACTTATCAGACGAAAACTTAAATTATTTGGTGTCAGTAGCCGAGCGCATCCACCATACGAATCCTAGTGGCCTTGATGCAAATACAATCGCTATGGGAAAACCCGTTTTCTTTGAACGGGGTAAATTGGGTGAAGTTATTGAAGTGGATATGGATGCGGTCCTCGTTGTTGCAGATACTGGCGATTCCGGTCAAACCCGTCTTGCCGTTTCAGAAGTGAATGCAATGCTTAAGGATAATCCAGAGTATGTGGAATCGTTGATGAACAAACTTGCAGATTTGACCAATGAAACCCGTATTCACCTTCAAACAAAAAATGTGGGGGAAGTGGGTAATTGTATGAATCGTGCCCATGAGGTTTTAAAAACAATTCGCGTAAGTAATGATAAATTAGATCTCCTAACAACCATCGCCATTCAAGAGGGGGCATTGGGCGCAAAGTTAACGGGATCAGGAAAAGGTGGCTGTATGATTGCCCTTTGTGCCAACGAAGAGGATTCAATGCATGTATCACAAAAATTAAAAGAAGCGGGTGCGGTAGATACATGGTCTTATAATTTAAATGGTAAACAAATTCATGACTAA
- the cysS gene encoding cysteine--tRNA ligase, protein MKLYNSKSNSLEEFTPIEEGKVSMYVCGPTVYNYAHIGNARPIVVFDLLRRVLTALGYDVKLVSNYTDVDDKIIKKALEEGVDESVISNRYIEAYEKVRKGLHADYVQATPKVTSTMPEIIAFIQDLIDHGYAYASNGDVYFRVSKAKEYGSISSQNIDELMVGARIEENSSKENPLDFVLWKDTKDNGIKWDAPWGKGRPGWHTECVVMIGNEFKQEVIDIHGGGQDLKFPHHENESAQCRALHNHDLANYWIHNAMLNIDGEKMSKSIGNVMWAQEFIDKLGENATRWLLMSTHYRLTLNITEELIEQTQKKLDRIFQGLNKAYIELEKMEYHIGPQFDDVRYHQFMDAMADDLNVANANVVLFDTVKQLNAAVRQREINGEGVSKYIVTVEKMLDVLGIAYSRIVLDDKSRALFKQWNDAKARKDFEDADRYRSELMERGLL, encoded by the coding sequence ATGAAGTTATATAATTCGAAATCAAATTCGCTTGAAGAGTTTACACCGATTGAGGAAGGGAAGGTATCCATGTATGTCTGTGGACCAACTGTTTACAACTATGCACATATAGGAAATGCACGCCCAATCGTCGTATTTGACTTATTGCGACGCGTTCTAACGGCACTTGGGTATGATGTTAAACTTGTATCGAATTACACGGATGTTGATGATAAAATCATTAAGAAAGCGTTAGAAGAAGGTGTTGATGAATCGGTTATTTCAAATCGTTATATTGAGGCCTATGAAAAAGTTCGTAAAGGACTTCATGCAGATTACGTTCAAGCAACTCCAAAAGTAACAAGTACGATGCCAGAGATTATTGCGTTTATTCAGGACTTAATTGATCATGGTTATGCGTATGCATCCAATGGAGATGTTTATTTTCGTGTGTCTAAAGCAAAAGAATACGGCTCCATTTCTTCACAAAATATTGATGAATTGATGGTAGGTGCACGTATTGAGGAAAACAGCAGCAAAGAAAACCCTCTTGATTTTGTATTGTGGAAAGATACAAAGGATAATGGCATTAAGTGGGATGCACCATGGGGTAAAGGAAGACCGGGTTGGCATACTGAGTGTGTTGTTATGATTGGGAATGAATTTAAACAAGAGGTTATCGATATTCATGGCGGTGGTCAAGATTTAAAATTCCCGCATCACGAAAATGAATCAGCACAATGCCGTGCACTCCATAATCATGATCTTGCGAATTATTGGATTCATAATGCGATGCTAAATATTGATGGTGAAAAAATGAGTAAGTCAATCGGTAATGTTATGTGGGCCCAAGAGTTTATTGATAAATTGGGTGAAAATGCTACACGGTGGTTGCTTATGTCGACACATTATCGTCTCACATTAAATATTACGGAAGAACTTATTGAACAAACTCAGAAAAAACTTGATCGGATCTTCCAAGGACTAAACAAAGCATATATTGAACTTGAAAAGATGGAATATCATATTGGCCCACAATTTGATGATGTACGCTATCATCAATTTATGGACGCCATGGCGGATGATTTAAATGTCGCGAATGCGAATGTTGTCCTGTTTGACACCGTGAAACAATTAAATGCTGCAGTGCGCCAACGTGAAATTAATGGTGAAGGGGTATCTAAATATATTGTGACTGTGGAGAAAATGTTGGATGTTCTTGGTATTGCTTATTCAAGAATTGTCCTTGATGACAAATCTAGAGCGCTGTTTAAGCAATGGAATGATGCTAAAGCACGCAAAGATTTTGAAGACGCAGACCGCTATCGTAGCGAACTCATGGAACGAGGATTATTATAA
- a CDS encoding GNAT family N-acetyltransferase yields the protein MHYEGVKFNLREARDDDAHELFQIMCDERVTKYYGMGRFEDHDEALKEIHRFKESETSFDGFRWVISDKNDCYIGDVGCYNYDLDFNCIEVSFKLKYEYWNQGILSEALQYAIDYAFNFKYYNRLQVKVCPENQGCIRLLDKTGFKYEGTLRQAEYEAGRYIDICIYSLLQTDIM from the coding sequence ATGCATTATGAAGGTGTAAAATTTAACTTGAGAGAAGCTCGTGATGATGATGCACACGAACTTTTCCAGATAATGTGTGATGAACGTGTTACGAAATATTATGGAATGGGTCGCTTTGAAGATCATGACGAGGCATTAAAGGAAATCCATCGCTTTAAAGAATCTGAGACCAGCTTTGATGGGTTTCGTTGGGTTATTTCAGATAAAAATGACTGTTATATCGGCGATGTAGGGTGTTATAACTATGATCTGGATTTTAACTGCATTGAAGTCAGTTTTAAACTCAAATATGAATATTGGAATCAAGGAATTCTTTCGGAAGCATTACAATACGCAATTGATTATGCGTTCAATTTCAAATACTATAATCGACTCCAAGTAAAAGTTTGTCCTGAAAATCAAGGATGCATTCGACTCTTGGATAAAACAGGATTTAAGTATGAGGGGACGTTGAGGCAAGCGGAGTATGAAGCGGGACGCTATATCGATATATGTATCTATTCGCTACTTCAAACCGACATTATGTGA
- a CDS encoding sigma-70 family RNA polymerase sigma factor, with amino-acid sequence MISDFEYLYMIRQNSEDALDIVMGKFKRLLWKRAYELYTQQKPIGINIEDLFQEGFLGFYDAIDTFKEIKDVGFAYYVNLCVISTMRTALRKCRSQSYKLLDSKWSLDLFVTEDKSVYLADMIETQDLTSDPVVVAHYHDARRIERKVLESIPEKERIIYTMREEGFGYREIADRFNISPKNVDNIIQKVRRRLVAMRDVSHM; translated from the coding sequence ATGATAAGCGATTTTGAGTATCTTTATATGATTCGCCAGAACAGTGAAGATGCATTGGATATTGTAATGGGGAAGTTCAAGCGTTTGCTTTGGAAAAGAGCATATGAACTTTATACTCAACAAAAGCCTATCGGGATTAATATCGAAGATTTGTTTCAAGAAGGATTTTTAGGGTTTTATGATGCCATTGATACCTTCAAAGAAATAAAAGATGTAGGATTTGCATATTATGTAAATCTCTGCGTAATCTCCACGATGCGAACCGCACTACGAAAATGTCGATCACAATCATACAAACTTTTGGATAGTAAATGGTCGTTGGATCTCTTTGTGACAGAAGATAAATCCGTTTATCTTGCTGATATGATTGAAACGCAAGATCTCACCAGTGATCCGGTTGTGGTTGCACATTATCATGATGCACGTCGCATTGAACGCAAAGTACTTGAATCGATCCCTGAAAAAGAACGGATAATCTATACAATGCGGGAAGAGGGATTTGGATATCGTGAGATTGCAGATCGGTTTAATATTTCACCGAAAAATGTGGATAATATCATCCAAAAAGTGAGGCGTCGTCTTGTAGCAATGCGCGATGTTTCCCACATGTGA
- a CDS encoding Mini-ribonuclease 3, with product MMHSGNVLAFVGDAVLSLQVRQYLVEQGITKTKQLQETSVKFVSAMAQADYMKTLLDGNALSEEEMGIYKRGRNTKSASMAKNADVMSYRIATGFEALWGYLYMEGHHERLDTLWKEYIETVEI from the coding sequence ATGATGCATTCAGGAAATGTTTTGGCTTTTGTGGGTGATGCGGTTTTATCCCTTCAAGTGAGGCAATATCTGGTAGAACAAGGAATTACGAAAACAAAGCAATTACAAGAAACTTCGGTTAAGTTTGTGAGTGCCATGGCACAAGCCGATTACATGAAGACATTACTGGATGGTAATGCACTTTCTGAGGAAGAGATGGGTATCTATAAACGAGGCCGAAATACCAAAAGTGCATCAATGGCTAAAAATGCGGATGTTATGTCGTATCGTATTGCGACGGGATTTGAAGCATTGTGGGGATATCTTTATATGGAAGGTCATCATGAACGTTTGGACACGCTTTGGAAAGAATATATAGAAACGGTGGAAATATAA
- the rlmB gene encoding 23S rRNA (guanosine(2251)-2'-O)-methyltransferase RlmB, translating to MSNYIFGKNTVTAYLKSGQKPKNLYLFNKGNYQEIVTLAKEHGIRPQFVDKFRLDKMADGVHQGVVIEIQDYKYYSLQEIIQGAQNNLIVLCDQLEDPHNLGAILRTCDACGVDGVVVGKHRSVGLTSAVAKVSTGAINTVKVAEVTNMVKAIAELKEAGYWVVAAENAVEAVDYTEFNVDMPLVLIVGSEGKGISRLVKKECDILTTIPMQGSVNSLNVSVATGVLLFDIVRRRK from the coding sequence ATGTCGAATTACATTTTTGGGAAAAATACGGTCACTGCATATTTAAAAAGTGGGCAGAAACCAAAGAATTTATATTTATTCAATAAAGGAAATTATCAAGAAATTGTGACGCTTGCGAAAGAACACGGAATTAGACCGCAATTTGTCGATAAATTTCGATTGGATAAAATGGCTGATGGTGTGCACCAAGGTGTCGTGATAGAAATTCAAGACTACAAATATTACTCACTTCAAGAAATTATTCAAGGCGCTCAAAACAATTTAATCGTGCTCTGTGATCAACTTGAAGATCCACATAATCTGGGTGCAATTCTAAGAACGTGTGATGCATGTGGTGTAGATGGAGTGGTAGTTGGAAAACATCGAAGTGTTGGCTTAACATCAGCGGTTGCGAAAGTTTCTACAGGTGCAATTAATACGGTAAAGGTAGCGGAAGTTACAAATATGGTTAAAGCTATCGCAGAACTTAAAGAAGCGGGTTATTGGGTAGTAGCTGCTGAGAATGCGGTGGAAGCAGTTGATTATACTGAATTCAATGTTGATATGCCACTTGTATTGATTGTGGGTTCTGAGGGTAAAGGAATTTCACGTCTTGTAAAGAAAGAGTGCGATATATTAACAACGATTCCAATGCAGGGAAGCGTCAATTCACTAAATGTATCCGTCGCAACGGGTGTTTTGCTCTTTGATATAGTACGTCGCCGAAAATAA
- the gap gene encoding type I glyceraldehyde-3-phosphate dehydrogenase, translating to MTVKVAINGFGRIGRLATRLLTGSKDMEIVAINDLTDAATLAHLLKYDSAQGRFEHDIEVKDGAFVIDGHEIKVLSERDPKNLPWKELGVDVVIECTGFFTTEEKAGMHLEAGARKVIISAPATGDIKTVVYNTNHEILDGSETVISGASCTTNCLAPMAAVLNDKYGIISGTMTTIHAYTNDQNTLDGPHPKGDLRRGRAAAQSIIPNSTGAAKAIGLVIPELQGKLDGGAHRVPVITGSITELVAVVEKATTVEEVNAAMKAATNESFGYTEEQLVSTDIIGMSYGSLFDATQTKVSSIGGVNLVKVASWYDNEASYTNQLVRTAHYVASKF from the coding sequence ATGACAGTTAAAGTAGCAATTAACGGTTTCGGCCGTATTGGTCGTTTAGCAACACGTTTATTAACAGGTTCAAAAGACATGGAAATCGTGGCAATCAACGACTTAACAGATGCAGCAACATTAGCTCATTTATTAAAATATGATTCAGCACAAGGACGTTTCGAACATGATATCGAAGTTAAAGACGGAGCTTTCGTAATCGACGGACACGAAATCAAAGTTTTAAGCGAACGCGATCCTAAAAACTTACCTTGGAAAGAACTTGGTGTTGACGTAGTTATCGAATGTACAGGTTTCTTCACAACAGAAGAAAAAGCTGGCATGCACTTAGAAGCAGGAGCACGTAAAGTTATTATCTCAGCTCCAGCAACAGGCGACATCAAAACAGTTGTATACAACACAAACCATGAAATTCTTGACGGTAGCGAAACAGTTATCTCAGGTGCTTCATGTACAACAAACTGCTTAGCTCCAATGGCTGCAGTATTAAATGACAAGTATGGTATTATTTCAGGAACAATGACAACAATCCATGCTTACACAAACGATCAAAACACATTAGATGGTCCTCATCCTAAAGGTGACTTACGTCGTGGACGTGCAGCTGCACAAAGCATTATCCCTAACTCAACAGGAGCAGCTAAAGCAATCGGTTTAGTAATTCCTGAGTTACAAGGTAAATTAGATGGTGGAGCACACCGTGTTCCTGTAATCACTGGTTCAATCACTGAATTAGTAGCAGTAGTTGAAAAAGCAACAACAGTTGAAGAAGTAAACGCAGCTATGAAAGCAGCAACTAACGAGTCATTCGGTTACACTGAAGAACAACTTGTTTCAACAGACATCATTGGTATGAGCTACGGTTCATTATTTGATGCAACACAAACTAAAGTTTCATCAATCGGTGGTGTAAACTTAGTTAAAGTTGCTTCATGGTATGACAACGAAGCATCATACACAAACCAATTAGTACGTACAGCACATTACGTTGCTTCAAAATTCTAA